The Calliphora vicina chromosome 3, idCalVici1.1, whole genome shotgun sequence genome contains a region encoding:
- the LOC135954911 gene encoding G patch domain-containing protein 1 homolog, translated as MFSEQNLHKFGTSLPLLELDQVPSKKPLYVQDQIATDEQGRRRFHGAFTGGFSAGYWNTVGSKEGWTPQAFKSSRSEKATEKLSQRPEDFMDEEDRGEFGIAPKTIKINEDFSSGPEQAEKRKRKFLQNDLQPIPGEPVLQQLIKPIKDKAAVRILKTWGWRPGQGIGPRQTRKEKKKARERNKKELYLMEKYGCEMPSTSSKAALNTDEEDEEEDDETEEEEDEITFAPEDCELPPCYDKQNSYGIGYEPLSRKTVLGGNLMVKPTEHINLFQALEAVGKNNQKISFTGQAFGVGALEEDDDEDVYALDDMTRYDYTLEDKKTKKIKKKVSEQDDLVFGEFILDLNASKLPAYKVEIPFGWHPRNWYEKRSRFEPLDPRKQRHLDKVFSNTSAEQEMTREKRAELLGEELRKTQQSLAKPEPPKELKSKSVEELQQEYKDRKEKTKTLIEKITAKSSSFTKGGIISIEGEEKAFTEEDITTAFKPFAANEPKQKRYEQFLAKEFKNEQEIQDFLKTIQPVELSLWDRQMELKEFQQAKKLYRPLKGIMSDRFITESEIKFVEKETKKVENKQIVVERSKQMWKPHSLLCKRFNIAEPFKGLLEDDKKSKTKHKKLSVFDYLETSVNKKEDFQTPVIIPKHIEKPQEMVKQTNEGNTETIVEIQQEATPLEWQEVLNPPEKSLKEKQTFTFKPKTDLEKQVLESINKPVAEKKELFKSIFSDSESEEDEQEEEDKQNKAIEELKAAISKPLNAAAANLLRNNSPPRGIFKALFSTTTASQQETEKEPEKETTNSPAKNNPNLSPENLKVLFKPKSAREPKEQQNDLQSSTDIYGPALPCKTLTSSQTLEASTLKSSIDEKLLQLFNKHKPKLQVTEKWIEKDSKNDTEDESEDSDSSSSSEDTVQHKKKTKKSKKKKSSDHKHKKHKDNKSSKKSRKLDKKKKKHKKK; from the exons atGTTTTCTGAGCAAAATCTACACAAATTCGGCACATCGTTGCCCTTATTGGAATTGG ACCAAGTTCCCTCCAAGAAGCCTTTGTATGTTCAAGATCAAATTGCTACCGATGAGCAGGGGCGTCGACGCTTTCATGGTGCCTTTACGGGAGGTTTTAGTGCCGGCTATTGGAATACTGTGGGTTCCAAGGAGGGCTGGACTCCACAGGCTTTTAAAAGTTCTCGATCAGAAAAAGCCACCGAAAAACTGTCGCAAAGGCCGGAAGATTTTATGGATGAGGAGGATCGTGGTGAATTTGGCATAGCccctaaaaccataaaaatcaaTGAAGATTTTAGCAGTGGCCCTGAGCAGGCGGAAAAAAGAAAACGCAAGTTTTTACAAAATGATTTGCAGCCCATACCCGGAGAACCGGTATTGCAGCAGCTGATTAAGCCCATTAAAGATAAGGCTGCAGTGCGTATTTTGAAAACCTGGGGTTGGCGTCCTGGCCAGGGTATAGGACCCAGGCAAACTAGGAAGGAAAAGAAAAAAGCTagagaaagaaataaaaaagaattgtaTTTAATGGAGAAGTATGGCTGTGAAATGCCCAGCACTAGTAGCAAAGCAGCCTTAAACACAGATGAGGAGGATGAAGAGGAAGACGATGAAACGGAAGAAGAAGAGGATGAGATAACTTTTGCTCCCGAGGACTGTGAATTGCCGCCTTGTTATGACAAACAAAATAGCTATGGCATAGGTTATGAACCCTTAAGCAGAAAAACGGTTTTGGGTGGTAATTTAATGGTTAAACCTACAGAGCACATTAACTTATTTCAAGCTTTGGAAGCAGTGGGTaagaataatcaaaaaatttctttCACGGGCCAGGCATTTGGTGTGGGAGCTTTAGAggaagatgatgatgaagatgttTATGCCTTGGATGATATGACACGTTATGATTACACTTTGGAGGAtaaaaaaaccaagaaaattaagaaaaaagtcTCTGAACAAGACGATTTGGTGTTTGGTGAATTCATATTGGATTTAAATGCCAGCAAATTGCCGGCTTATAAAGTGGAAATACCATTTGGTTGGCATCCACGTAATTGGTATGAAAAACGTTCAAGATTTGAGCCTTTAGATCCAAGAAAACAAAGACATTTGGATAAAGTATTTTCCAATACATCAGCAGAACAAGAAATGACTAGAGAAAAAAGGGCAGAACTTTTGGGGGAGGAATTGAGGAAGACACAACAAAGCCTAGCTAAACCAGAACCACCTAaggaattaaaatcaaaatcagTGGAAGAATTACAGCAAGAATATAAAGACaggaaagaaaaaactaaaacattaatagaaaaaattacaGCCAAATCATCAAGTTTTACCAAAGGTGGTATAATATCAATAGAGGGTGAGGAGAAGGCCTTTACCGAGGAGGATATAACTACAGCTTTTAAGCCGTTTGCTGCCAATGAACCCAAACAAAAGCGCTATGAACAGTTTTTGGCCAAAGAATTTAAGAATGAGCAAGAAATACAGGACTTTTTAAAGACCATACAGCCGGTGGAGTTGTCTTTGTGGGACAGGCAAATGGAGCTTAAGGAATTTCAACAAGCTAAAAAGTTATATCGCCCTCTAAAGGGCATAATGTCGGACAG ATTTATAACAGAATCCGAAATCAAGTTTGTCGAAAAGGAAACCAAGAAagttgaaaacaaacaaattgtggTGGAACGTTCAAAACAAATGTGGAAACCTCATAGTTTGCTGTGCAAACGTTTTAATATAGCTGAACCTTTTAAGGGCCTGTTGGAGGATGATAAAAAGTCTAAAACCAAACACAAAAAGCTGTCGGTATTTGATTATCTAGAGACCTCGGTTAATAAGAAAGAAGATTTCCAAACCCCGGTTATAATACCCAAACATATAGAAAAACCTCAAGAAATGGTTAAGCAAACTAATGAAGGCAATACCGAAACCATTGTAGAGATTCAACAGGAAGCAACTCCCTTAGAATGGCAGGAAGTTTTAAATCCCCccgaaaaatctttaaaagaaaaacaaacttttactttCAAACCTAAAACGGATTTAGAAAAGCAAGTTTTGGAAAGTATAAACAAGCCAGTGGCTGAGAAAAAGGAATTATTCAAATCAATATTCTCGGATAGTGAAAGTGAGGAGGATGAGCAGGAGGAAGAAGACAAACAAAATAAAGCTATTGAAGAATTAAAAGCAGCTATTAGTAAACCTTTAAATGCAGCAGCGGCtaatttgttaagaaataatTCTCCTCCCAGAGGTATATTTAAGGCCTTATTCAGCACCACTACAGCTAGCCAGCAGGAAACTGAAAAGGAGCCAGAAAAGGAAACTACTAACTCTCCAGCTAAAAATAATCCCAATTTATCCCCAgagaatttaaaagttttattcaaACCAAAGTCTGCACGAGAACCTAAAGAACAACAAAACGATTTGCAATCTTCTACTGATATCTATGGTCCAGCATTACCCTGCAAAACTCTAACATCCAGCCAGACCTTAGAAGCATCTACACTAAAATCCTCTATAGATGaaaaacttttacaattattCAACAAACACAAACCCAAACTTCAAGTCACAGAGAAATGGATAGAAAAGGATTCAAAGAATGATACTGAGGATGAATCTGAAGATTCAGATTCATCTAGCTCTTCTGAAGACACCGTTCAACATAAAAAGAAAACCAAgaaatcaaaaaagaaaaaatcttcAGATCATAAACATAAAAAGCACAAGGATAATAAGTCGAGTAAAAAGTCTAGAAAGTTggataaaaagaaaaagaaacataaaaagaaataa
- the DCTN1-p150 gene encoding dynactin subunit 1, which yields MSEKNIKVGARIELTGKDLQGTIAYVGMTSFAVGKWVGVVLDEPKGKNNGSIKGQSYFECSDNYGMFVRPTQLKVIQPAPDGRKSTEDIAAGGGDGLKHTAPQPTKTRLSGPRNSLSSSRISLSGSRSQLTSSLNDRSGSTNSMVSRKSMQASNNTSALSKDNNSASNTSLVANAQIDIPANANMSKKNSFVETGFMEILKPQFTPSQPLRSPSFSSPPNQLSSQEMAEQKKQNEELQAQINDLNEKLQTLKQRRNEDKERLRDFDKMKIQFEQLQEFRTQIMASQASLQKELQRAKQEAKDAIEAKERHAQEMAELSDNVELITLDKEMAEEKAESLQLELDAAKERIDELQVDYELLSSEIQDKAETSVGHIGDGGPSVYEFKQMEQQNIRLKETLVRLRDLSAHDKHDIQKLTKELETKKSEVAELERTKEKLSSKVEELEAIVADLQEQVDAALGAEAMVETLTEKKFELEDRVKLLEEEVAQLEALEEVHEQLIESNHDLEMDLREELDLAQAAKKEVLRERDAAIETIYDRDQTITKFRELVQKLNEQMIDLRDKATASNDPKSLQDTHLITNETVDYKQMFAESKAYTKAIDVQLRQIELTQANEHTHMLSAFMPESFMSRGGDHDSILVILLISRLVFKCGIVISQTRERFPAVENVTKESIIQGHSVQQYAFKCRLMHYIHNLQCALHQILYGLNSCQPDTLLRAGSSLPEMIAQEKTIDGIIELLKSNQLDENSTTDNIEKCVAFFNAMNSVLLAGEDLLNETQMIRDCVAAIQSACESVLNDTAIARAILRQEGSTSDAALLMQFLADNVESIKQQVKLIRRRLPQDLHVIKCGISPLKLEAMRSLTQQLSRIMSALYQANKQAVAIIVASIEGDNDNDHCIDPAKFWESLSQACERIYEQDDRGPSQNFKGVLGAANNDLQQVAQYLLDKEYEIMSLANQKQEKPTSPIILRAQLIKKQLEQKNVLAATLENREADIKQLKLAAKMKQHELSEMQIRKDRAEKKLSVLQAEYDNALKWKKQYDDTLELLQKKEKEYEETFDHLQSDIEALESEKLTLKEKIKHTGIKRTGDSSFINTTAPAGHSTNTSFSTHTTGATPLIAEELQLLKHVFNTERAERLRLQAEQIKNKLKKFDPIFVPQPKDKRITELETELTKMKHAWALSLLQTQPKAGKDNQHIVAFQRKHLPVPEKSEISNKANHLAAEILKEYLQRNPHRAAISEFGAFPTVEVKRVLQL from the exons ATGTCggagaaaaacataaaagtggggGCTCGCATTGAGCTGACGGGCAAAGATTTACAGGGCACCATTGCCTATGTGGGCATGACCAGCTTTGCTGTGGGCAAGTGGGTGGGTGTGGTCTTGGATGAACCTAAAGGTAAAAATAATGGTTCCATCAAAGGACAATCGTACTTTGAGTGTTCCGACAATTATGGCATGTTTGTAAGGCCAACTCAGTTAAAGGTTATACAACCGGCACCGGATGGTCGTAAATCCACTGAGGATATAGCCGCTGGTGGTGGAGATGGTCTTAAACATACCGCACCCCAACCGACTAAAACCCGGCTAAGTGGGCCTCGAAATTCTTTGTCGTCCAGTCGTATATCTTTGTCCGGTTCACGTTCCCAACTTACCTCTTCGTTAAATGATCGCAGTGGTAGTACCAACTCCATGGTAAGTCGTAAAAGTATGCAAGCTTCGAACAACACTTCGGCTTTGTCTAAGGATAATAATAGTGCCTCCAATACTTCGTTGGTGGCAAATGCCCAAATCGACATACCTGCTAATGCTAATATGTCCAAGAAGAATTCATTTGTTGAGACtggttttatggaaattttaaagcCTCAATTTACTCCTTCACAGCCTCTTAGATCTCCTTCATTTTCTTCGCCACCCAATCAGTTGTCTTCCCAAGAGATGGCcgaacaaaagaaacaaaatgaaGAGCTGCAGGCACAAATCAACGAtcttaatgaaaaattacaaactcTCAAGCAAAGACGTAATGAGGATAAAGAACGTCTTAGAGATTTTgataaaatgaaaatacaatTCGAACAATTGCAAGAATTTCGCACGCAAATTATGGCTTCCCAGGCTTCATTGCAAAAGGAGCTGCAAAGAGCCAAACAAGAGGCCAAAGATGCCATTGAGGCTAAGGAAAGGCATGCCCAGGAAATGGCCGAATTGTCTGACAATGTAGAACTCATCACCCTAGACAAAGAAATGGCTGAAGAAAAAGCTGAATCTTTGCAATTGGAATTAGATGCGGCCAAAGAACGTATCGATGAGTTGCAGGTGGACTATGAGCTGTTATCTTCGGAGATTCAAGATAAGGCTGAAACTTCGGTGGGTCATATTGGTGATGGAGGTCCCTCGGTGTATGAGTTCAAACAAATGGAACAACAGAATATACGTTTGAAGGAAACCCTAGTGCGTTTGCGCGATTTATCGGCCCATGACAAGCATGACATACAAAAGTTGACCAAGGAATTGGAAACCAAAAAATCCGAGGTGGCCGAATTAGAAAGAACCAAGGAGAAACTTTCATCTAAAGTGGAAGAATTGGAGGCTATTGTAGCTGACTTGCAG GAACAAGTTGATGCTGCCTTGGGTGCAGAGGCCATGGTAGAGACGTTAACTGAAAAGAAATTCGAACTAGAGGATCGTGTTAAGCTGCTGGAAGAAGAGGTGGCTCAACTGGAGGCTTTGGAAGAGGTCCACGAACAATTGATCGAAAGCAATCATGATTTGGAAATGGATTTGAGAGAGGAATTGGATTTGGCCCAGGCCGCCAAAAAGGAGGTCTTAAGAGAAAGAGATGCTGCCATTGAAACTATCTACGATAGAGATCAAACTATAACGAAATTCCGAGAATTGGTGCAAAAACTCAACGAACAAATGATTGATTTGAGAGACAAGGCCACCGCCTCTAATGATCCCAAGTCTTTGCAGGACACCCACTTGATTACCAATGAAACGGTGGACTATAAGCAAATGTTTGCCGAATCTAAGGCCTACACCAAGGCCATTGATGTGCAACTAAGACAAATTGAATTGACCCAGGCTAATGAGCACACCCACATGCTGTCAGCCTTTATGCCGGAATCGTTTATGTCGCGTGGCGGTGACCATGATTCTATTTTGGTTATATTGCTAATATCCCGGCTGGTGTTCAAGTGCGGCATTGTTATTAGCCAGACCAGAGAAAGATTCCCCGCAGTGGAAAATGTTACCAAGGAGTCGATTATTCAGGGTCATTCTGTGCAACAGTATGCCTTCAAATGCCGTTTAATGCACTACATACACAATCTACAATGTGCTTTGCATCAGATCTTATATGGTTTGAATAGTTGCCAGCCCGATACTCTACTTAGGGCCGGCTCTTCTTTGCCCGAAATGATAGCCCAGGAAAAGACCATAGATGGCATTATAGAGCTGTTGAAATCTAATCAATTGGATGAAAACTCCACTACCGATAATATAGAGAAATGTGTGGCCTTCTTTAATGCCATGAATTCGGTGTTGTTGGCAGGTGAGGATCTGTTGAATGAAACCCAGATGATAAGGGATTGTGTGGCAGCCATACAATCGGCCTGTGAAAGTGTACTCAATGATACGGCCATAGCCAGAGCCATTTTAAGGCAAGAGGGTTCCACCAGTGATGCTGCTTTACTCATGCAATTCTTGGCCGATAATGTAGAGTCCATTAAGCAACAGGTTAAATTGATTAGAAGGCGTTTGCCACAAGATTTACATGTGATCAAGTGTGGCATTTCTCCCCTGAAACTGGAGGCCATGCGTAGCTTAACCCAGCAATTGTCACGCATTATGTCGGCCTTGTATCAGGCCAACAAACAGGCGGTGGCTATAATAGTGGCCTCCATAGAGGGTGACAATGATAATGATCACTGCATAGATCCAGCCAAATTCTGGGAGTCCTTGTCCCAGGCCTGTGAAAGAATCTACGAACAGGATGATCGTGGACCATCACAAAACTTCAAGGGGGTTTTGGGGGCCGCCAACAATGATCTGCAGCAAGTGGCTCAATATTTGTTGGACAAGGAATACGAAATCATGTCTTTGGCCAATCAGAAACAAGAGAAACCCACTTCCCCCATCATCTTGAGAGCACAATTGATCAAGAAACAATTGGAGCAAAAGAATGTGCTGGCCGCCACTTTGGAGAACCGTGAGGCTGATATCAAACAATTGAAATTAGCTGCCAAAATGAAACAGCATGAATTGTCCGAAATGCAAATACGCAAAGATCGGGCCGAAAAGAAATTGTCGGTGTTGCAGGCGGAATATGATAATGCCCTTAAATGGAAGAAACAATACGATGACACTTTAGAGCTATTGCAGAAGAAGGAAAAGGAATATGAAGAAACCTTTGATCATCTGCAATCGGACATAGAAGCTTTggaaagtgaaaaattaacctTGAAAGAGAAAATCAAGCATACCGGCATTAAACGAACTGGAGACAGTTCATTTATAAACACCACAGCTCCGGCGGGTCATTCGACCAACACTTCCTTCAGTACCCACACAACTGGGGCCACACCTTTGATAGCCGAGGAGCTGCAATTACTCAAGCATGTCTTTAACACTGAACGTGCGGAAAGATTACGCCTGCAGGCcgaacaaataaagaataagcTAAAGAAATTCGATCCCATATTTGTGCCACAACCTAAAGATAAACGCATCACAGAATTGGAAACGGAATTAACTAAAATGAAACATGCCTGGGCTTTGTCTTTGCTACAAACCCAGCCCAAAGCCGGCAAAGATAATCAGCATATAGTGGCTTTCCAACGTAAACATTTGCCCGTACCGGAAAAATCGGAAATATCCAATAAGGCCAATCATTTGGCTGCTGAAATCCTTAAGGAATATCTGCAACGTAATCCTCATAGAGCTGCCATCAGTGAGTTTGGAGCTTTTCCCACTGTAGAAGTTAAAAGGGTGTTGCAATTGTAA